One part of the Polycyclovorans algicola TG408 genome encodes these proteins:
- the xerD gene encoding site-specific tyrosine recombinase XerD gives MLPEPDSLMASRRLIDDFLDALWLERGARPNTRASYRSDLLQFARSLAVREATLADATEADVQQWIATGARQTVARTQARRVSALRQFYQWRLREAPSALDPTVSLKAPRLGRRLPRSLEEHEIERLLDAPDTDTPMGLRDRAMFELMYASGLRVTELIELSLPRLDLQRGLVQVLGKGGKERLVPMGEWASEWVTRYLRQARPLWVAKASVDVVFCSQRGQAMTRQNAWLRIKQHAVTAGIGSTLSPHMLRHAFATHLLNHGADLRSLQSLLGHADLSTTQIYTHVAQARLQQLHARHHPRA, from the coding sequence ATGCTGCCCGAACCCGACTCGCTGATGGCGTCTCGTCGTCTGATCGACGACTTTCTCGACGCGCTCTGGCTGGAGCGCGGCGCGCGGCCCAACACCCGGGCCAGCTATCGCAGCGACCTGCTTCAGTTTGCCCGCAGCCTCGCAGTCCGCGAGGCAACGCTGGCCGATGCCACCGAGGCTGACGTGCAGCAGTGGATCGCGACCGGCGCCCGCCAGACCGTCGCCCGCACCCAGGCGCGTAGGGTTTCGGCGCTGCGACAGTTTTATCAGTGGCGGCTGCGGGAAGCGCCGAGCGCGCTCGACCCGACCGTCTCGCTCAAGGCGCCGCGGCTCGGAAGGCGACTGCCGCGCAGCCTGGAAGAGCATGAGATTGAGCGTCTGCTCGATGCGCCCGACACCGACACGCCGATGGGCTTGCGCGACCGCGCCATGTTCGAACTGATGTACGCCTCGGGTTTGCGCGTGACCGAGCTCATCGAGCTCAGCTTGCCGCGCCTCGACTTGCAGCGCGGTCTGGTGCAAGTGCTGGGCAAGGGCGGCAAGGAGCGCCTGGTGCCGATGGGCGAATGGGCCAGCGAGTGGGTGACCCGTTACCTGCGGCAGGCCAGGCCGCTATGGGTGGCCAAGGCATCAGTCGACGTGGTGTTCTGCTCGCAGCGCGGTCAGGCCATGACCCGGCAGAACGCCTGGCTGCGCATCAAACAGCATGCGGTGACCGCCGGCATTGGCAGCACGCTGTCACCGCACATGCTGCGCCACGCGTTCGCCACGCACCTGCTCAATCACGGTGCCGATCTGCGCAGCCTGCAGAGCCTGCTCGGCCACGCCGACCTGTCGACCACGCAGATTTACACCCACGTCGCCCAAGCGCGGCTGCAGCAGTTGCATGCGCGACATCATCCGCGCGCCTGA
- a CDS encoding lysophospholipid acyltransferase family protein, giving the protein MTAPAPHRFRTAVDALYCLIATPVFCMVMFGFFCPLILVAPTLALRRAIGRSAVHICLALIGQHLRREAMDWLPDTPAMVVANHASYMDGLILTAVLPARFTFVVQDGAARWPFVGWVLRRTGVSFINRGSVREGAQQTRLLMKRLKAGESLAIFAEGTFDDARPGLLPFKTGAFLLAARAGVPVVPVAIRNSREMLGGGWKGFRWRPVTVRVGPPVLPGGADRVAVESVKQQVRNWVADHCGEADRQNTLAEAA; this is encoded by the coding sequence ATGACGGCACCTGCCCCCCACCGATTTCGCACTGCCGTTGACGCGCTTTACTGCCTGATCGCGACCCCCGTGTTCTGCATGGTGATGTTCGGTTTTTTCTGCCCGCTGATTCTGGTCGCGCCAACGCTGGCGCTGCGGCGCGCCATCGGCCGCTCAGCGGTGCACATCTGTCTAGCGCTGATTGGCCAACACCTGCGCCGCGAGGCCATGGACTGGCTGCCCGACACGCCGGCGATGGTCGTCGCCAACCATGCCAGTTACATGGATGGGCTGATTCTCACCGCCGTGCTGCCTGCCCGCTTCACCTTCGTCGTGCAGGACGGTGCGGCGCGCTGGCCCTTCGTGGGGTGGGTGTTGCGTCGAACGGGGGTGTCGTTCATCAACCGCGGATCGGTTCGCGAAGGTGCCCAGCAAACCCGACTGTTGATGAAGCGCCTGAAGGCCGGTGAGTCGCTGGCGATCTTCGCCGAGGGCACGTTCGATGATGCCCGCCCCGGCCTGTTGCCGTTCAAGACCGGCGCGTTTCTGCTGGCCGCACGGGCTGGCGTGCCGGTGGTGCCGGTGGCGATACGCAACAGCCGCGAGATGCTTGGCGGCGGCTGGAAAGGCTTCCGCTGGCGACCGGTGACGGTGCGGGTGGGCCCGCCGGTGCTGCCCGGCGGCGCTGACCGCGTGGCAGTCGAGTCGGTCAAACAGCAAGTACGCAATTGGGTCGCTGACCATTGCGGCGAAGCGGATCGCCAGAACACGCTCGCCGAAGCCGCCTGA
- a CDS encoding D-arabinono-1,4-lactone oxidase gives MQRTLLPKPWRNWAGNVRCQPSHCAFPATLEEVQSELMRCTEEAERLRVVGRGHAHTPLAASDENHMSLAHFTGIETVDKPRKRVWVRAGTRMGRLGQALAQRGLALDLHGDYDRQTLGGAFAGGLINSANGLSSLASLVTGFRVVLPNGAAHTVTKADGDNFDAGRLSLGVLGVMTHVELQCRTPYRLETRRENASFASVMNRLERLRRAHRHLTLYWQPNADDVLLLSRDLTRAPITRLPGRRRAQDFIANNLVGVGWDRAAQWFPGLTPLAHRVNRLVGRDRPWVTESHEAFGRIRWVRHVESEYAIPVSAAPDALRQIDHLIRALDFATPLPITIRFASADTAWLSPAYQQEVALIGLRAPPGSDYTDYFAALWEVLDRHGGRPHWAKLHDKTAHELRQLYPRFDEFVALRNKVDPRGVLLNRYTADLLGTRYE, from the coding sequence ATGCAACGCACCTTGCTGCCTAAACCCTGGCGAAACTGGGCTGGCAATGTCCGCTGCCAGCCTTCGCACTGCGCCTTTCCGGCGACGCTGGAAGAGGTGCAGTCAGAGCTGATGCGCTGCACCGAAGAGGCCGAGCGCCTGCGTGTTGTCGGCCGTGGCCACGCCCATACGCCGCTGGCCGCCAGCGATGAAAATCACATGTCGCTGGCCCATTTCACTGGTATCGAAACGGTGGACAAGCCGCGCAAGCGGGTCTGGGTGCGGGCCGGTACCCGCATGGGGCGGCTGGGTCAGGCGTTGGCGCAACGCGGGCTGGCGCTGGACCTGCACGGCGACTACGACCGGCAGACCCTGGGCGGTGCCTTTGCCGGCGGCCTGATCAACAGTGCCAATGGCCTGTCGAGCCTGGCCTCGCTGGTGACCGGTTTCCGCGTGGTGTTGCCCAACGGCGCTGCGCACACCGTCACCAAGGCCGACGGCGACAACTTTGATGCCGGACGCCTGTCGCTGGGGGTGCTCGGCGTGATGACCCACGTCGAGCTGCAATGCCGCACGCCCTACCGGCTGGAAACCCGGCGTGAGAACGCCAGCTTTGCCTCGGTAATGAACCGCCTTGAGCGTCTGCGCCGCGCGCATCGCCATTTGACGCTCTACTGGCAACCCAATGCCGATGATGTGCTGCTGCTGAGTCGTGACCTGACGCGCGCGCCGATCACCCGGCTGCCCGGGCGGCGGCGGGCGCAGGACTTTATCGCCAATAACCTGGTGGGCGTCGGCTGGGACCGCGCCGCGCAATGGTTCCCCGGGTTGACGCCGCTGGCTCACCGGGTCAACCGCCTGGTCGGACGAGACCGGCCTTGGGTCACCGAGTCTCACGAGGCCTTTGGCCGCATTCGCTGGGTGCGCCATGTCGAATCCGAGTACGCCATCCCGGTCAGTGCGGCGCCGGACGCGCTGCGGCAAATCGACCATTTGATTCGCGCATTGGATTTCGCGACGCCGCTGCCCATCACCATTCGCTTTGCCTCGGCCGACACCGCCTGGTTGTCGCCGGCTTACCAGCAGGAGGTGGCGCTGATTGGCCTGCGTGCGCCGCCCGGCTCGGACTACACCGATTATTTCGCGGCCCTATGGGAAGTGCTCGACCGCCACGGCGGACGGCCGCACTGGGCCAAGCTGCACGACAAGACGGCCCACGAGCTGCGCCAGCTCTACCCGCGCTTCGATGAGTTCGTGGCGCTACGCAACAAGGTGGATCCGCGCGGCGTGTTGCTCAATCGTTACACGGCCGACCTGCTGGGAACCCGCTACGAATGA
- the zapE gene encoding cell division protein ZapE, producing the protein MMLGDSPLTRYQRDLARPDFVTDAAQRRAVDAFESLFVTLVSTPPGRDWRGRRRNWTPVEGLYLWGGVGRGKTYLMDLFYEALPFSQKRRTHFHRFMLDIHRRRRDYTDTVDPLLPIARDIASEVRVLCFDEFFVSDIGDAMILGRLLDALFTHGVCLVATSNLTPDQLYRDGLQRERFLPAIDQLKAHVHVLNVDGGTDYRLRSLTQMALYHQPDDAQAEARLCETFKTLAPGSTESETTITLNDRTLPAQQRAEGVIWFTFKALCEGPRSVADYIELAQTHHTVLISHVPALGLDGDDPARRFVHLVDAFYDRGVKLVISAAAPITALYQGQKLHFEFERTCSRLLEMQSEDYLARPHLP; encoded by the coding sequence ATGATGTTGGGTGATTCACCGCTGACACGGTATCAACGCGATCTGGCGCGCCCTGACTTCGTGACCGACGCTGCCCAGCGCCGCGCGGTGGATGCGTTCGAATCGCTGTTCGTAACCTTGGTCAGCACCCCGCCCGGCCGCGACTGGCGCGGTCGACGTCGTAACTGGACCCCGGTCGAGGGACTGTATCTATGGGGCGGCGTCGGGCGCGGCAAGACCTACCTGATGGACCTGTTTTACGAAGCGCTGCCGTTCTCGCAGAAGCGGCGCACGCACTTTCACCGTTTCATGCTCGACATCCATCGCCGGCGGCGTGATTACACCGACACGGTAGACCCGCTGCTGCCGATTGCCCGCGACATTGCGTCCGAGGTGCGGGTGCTGTGTTTCGATGAATTTTTCGTCTCCGACATCGGCGACGCGATGATTCTCGGCCGCCTGCTCGATGCCCTTTTTACCCACGGTGTGTGTCTGGTGGCGACCAGCAACCTGACCCCCGACCAGCTCTACCGCGACGGGCTGCAGCGCGAACGATTCCTGCCGGCCATCGATCAGCTCAAGGCCCACGTCCACGTGCTGAATGTCGATGGCGGTACCGACTACCGGTTGCGCTCGCTGACGCAGATGGCGCTGTATCACCAGCCTGATGATGCGCAAGCTGAAGCCCGACTCTGTGAAACGTTCAAGACGCTGGCACCGGGTTCGACCGAGAGCGAGACGACCATCACCCTTAACGATCGGACGCTGCCCGCCCAGCAACGGGCCGAGGGGGTGATCTGGTTCACCTTCAAGGCGCTGTGCGAAGGCCCGCGCAGCGTCGCCGACTACATTGAGCTGGCGCAGACGCATCACACCGTGCTGATTTCGCACGTTCCAGCGCTCGGACTTGACGGCGACGACCCGGCGCGGCGCTTCGTGCACCTCGTCGATGCGTTCTATGATCGCGGCGTCAAACTGGTGATCAGCGCCGCAGCGCCCATCACCGCGCTGTACCAAGGGCAAAAACTGCACTTCGAGTTCGAACGCACCTGTTCGCGCCTGCTGGAGATGCAGTCCGAAGACTATCTGGCACGTCCCCACCTGCCGTGA
- a CDS encoding D-alanyl-D-alanine carboxypeptidase family protein: MRLNVVLGWVALLMAAPTAAQVTTPAPPTIPATSYVLMDHQTGDILASREPDLRLPPASITKVMTLYIAFDEITKGHTSLDDEVLISEKAWRAQGSRSFIEVGNRVRLEDLLHGIIVQSGNDASIAVAEHIAGDESVFAQLMNKHAARIGMVNTHFTNSSGLPDDAMLTSVRDIALMSQALIRDFPDFYAWFKEREFVFNDIRQPNRNRLLFEDASVDGIKTGHTEAAGYCLAASAIRDGRRLISVVMGTNSTNARTQASRALLEYGFRFFDTAQLLGPAKPVTQARVYGGAADEVSAGTLEPLAITLGRDGAERVETTFTLKSPLKAPLSVGQEIGEVTVSLDGEVLRTTSLVALVDVERGSLWKRFIDWIRLLIAG; the protein is encoded by the coding sequence ATGAGGTTGAACGTCGTTTTAGGCTGGGTTGCCCTGCTGATGGCCGCCCCGACCGCTGCCCAGGTCACCACGCCGGCTCCGCCGACCATCCCCGCCACCAGCTATGTGCTGATGGATCACCAGACCGGTGACATTCTGGCGTCGCGTGAACCTGACCTCAGGCTGCCGCCGGCGAGCATCACCAAAGTGATGACGCTGTACATCGCCTTCGATGAGATCACCAAGGGCCACACCTCGCTGGACGATGAAGTGCTGATCAGCGAGAAGGCGTGGCGCGCGCAAGGTTCGCGCTCGTTCATTGAGGTCGGCAACCGGGTTCGGCTGGAAGACCTGCTGCACGGCATCATCGTGCAGTCGGGCAATGACGCCAGCATTGCCGTGGCCGAGCACATCGCCGGCGATGAGAGCGTGTTTGCGCAGTTGATGAACAAGCATGCGGCGCGCATCGGCATGGTCAACACCCATTTCACCAATTCCAGCGGCCTGCCGGACGACGCCATGCTGACCTCTGTCCGCGACATTGCGCTGATGTCCCAGGCGCTGATTCGCGACTTCCCCGATTTCTATGCGTGGTTCAAGGAGCGGGAGTTCGTGTTCAACGACATCCGCCAGCCCAACCGCAACCGGCTGCTGTTTGAAGATGCATCGGTCGACGGCATCAAGACCGGCCACACCGAGGCGGCAGGGTATTGCCTGGCGGCCAGTGCGATCCGCGACGGGCGCCGGCTGATCAGCGTGGTGATGGGCACCAACAGCACCAACGCACGGACCCAGGCGTCTCGCGCGCTGCTGGAGTACGGCTTCCGCTTCTTTGACACCGCGCAGCTGCTGGGTCCGGCCAAACCGGTGACCCAGGCGCGGGTCTATGGCGGCGCGGCCGACGAGGTGTCTGCTGGCACGCTGGAACCGCTCGCCATCACGCTGGGCCGCGATGGCGCTGAGCGCGTTGAAACCACGTTCACCTTAAAGTCCCCGCTGAAGGCGCCGCTGAGCGTCGGCCAGGAGATTGGCGAGGTCACTGTCAGCCTCGACGGCGAAGTCCTGCGCACGACCTCGTTGGTCGCCCTGGTCGATGTCGAACGCGGCTCGCTCTGGAAGCGCTTCATCGACTGGATTCGCCTGCTGATCGCCGGTTGA
- the lipB gene encoding lipoyl(octanoyl) transferase LipB, with protein MQQWTDAREADTPDELWLVEHPPVFTQGLAGKAAHVLDAGDIPLVQSDRGGQVTYHGPGQRVVYVLVDLQRRGLGVRALVTGIEQALVRLLAGYGIEAHARPKAPGVYVGEAKIASLGLRVRRFRSYHGLSLNIDMDLTPFARINPCGLIGQPMTQLIAWVPDIDRTHLDARLLTLLTEELRLPYAPPVPVQFGLPKL; from the coding sequence ATGCAGCAGTGGACCGATGCGCGCGAGGCCGACACACCGGATGAGCTGTGGCTGGTCGAGCACCCCCCGGTGTTCACCCAGGGGCTCGCCGGAAAAGCGGCGCACGTGCTGGACGCCGGCGACATTCCGCTGGTGCAGTCTGATCGCGGCGGCCAGGTGACCTATCACGGCCCAGGACAACGGGTGGTGTACGTCTTGGTTGACCTGCAACGACGGGGTTTGGGCGTGCGCGCGCTGGTAACCGGCATCGAGCAGGCGCTGGTCCGGCTGCTCGCGGGCTACGGCATCGAAGCGCACGCGCGGCCCAAAGCGCCGGGGGTCTATGTGGGCGAGGCAAAAATCGCCTCACTGGGCTTGCGGGTCCGGCGCTTTCGCAGCTACCACGGGCTGTCCCTGAACATCGACATGGACCTGACACCGTTTGCGCGGATCAACCCCTGTGGTCTGATCGGCCAGCCGATGACGCAGTTGATCGCCTGGGTGCCGGACATCGACCGCACGCACCTGGACGCCCGGCTGCTGACCCTGCTCACTGAAGAATTGCGATTACCGTACGCACCGCCAGTGCCCGTTCAGTTTGGACTGCCTAAGCTATGA